The window ACGTGATGAAAAAGTCGTTAAGGAAAGTATTCTTACTGACATCACCACAAACCCTGCTTTTGCACCTCTTGCTAAAGACCTCACCTATATGAACATCGTCAACACATTGAAAAAAAAGTTAGGAGGTATCTAATATGGAACAATTTATTGACTATTTGCCATTATTTATACCCATTCTAATCATCCAATTAACGTTAGCTATTATCGCGTTGGTTCATGTGCTGAAGCATCCCAACTATCGCTTTGGCAATAAATATTTTTGGATTATAATTGTGTTGCTTGTACAAATCATTGGACCTGTTTTTTACTTTATTCTTGGCCGAGGTGATGCATGATGGCTATTCTTCGTATTGAACACTTATCCAAAAGCTTCGGTTCTAAAAAGGTTATTGATGACCTTTCCTTTTCAGTATCCAAACACTCTATTTTTGGATTTATTGGACAAAATGGTGCTGGAAAGACCACCACAATGAAAATGATTCTGGGACTTATAAAACCATCAAAGGGCACCATTTCTGTTTGTGGAGAAAAGGTTACCTATGGGCAAACAAAAACAAATCGTCATATAGGTTATCTTCCGGATGTTCCAGCTTTTTATGGCTATATGAAACCCATTGAGTATTTAAAGCTCTGCGGCCAAATTACTGGTCTATCCCGTCATCAAATCAAAAGAAAGAGCGAGGAGCTTTTGACCCTTGTTGGACTTGGTCATGAGGAGAAGAAAATAAGTACTTTTTCTCGTGGGATAAAGCAACGTTTAGGTATTGCGCAAGCCCTGTTAAATGAACCCAAGCTTCTCATCTGTGATGAACCCACTTCTGCCCTTGACCCTATAGGCCGAAAAGAGATTCTAGATATATTGTATAAAGTAAAAGGAAAAACCACCGTGGTATTCTCCACCCATATTCTTTCAGATGTGGAGCGTATTTGTGACCATATCGCTTTGCTGGATAATGGCAAGCTGGCTATGTCAGGAACCTTATCCAAGATTAAATCAGAGCATCAGCAAAACAGCCTTCTTATTGAATTTCATACACATACTGATAAAGACCTGTTTCTTTCTACACCTTTACTGATGCCCTATACAATGCATATAGAGCAAAAAGATACACGTATCATTTTACATGTAACCGATCTTACTACCGCACAAACCACTGTATTAAGGGTGCTTTATGAGAACAATATTTTACCGGTCAAATATCAAGTTCTAGAACCAACGTTAGAAAGTCTTTTCGTGGAGGTGGTTAAATGAAAGCGTATATGGCCTTTACAAAGAAAGAGTTCTGCGGGTGTTTGCGTACCTACAAACTTTTAATCATATTGATTGTATTTACATTTATTGGGATGATCAGTCCAATAACTGCAAAAATAATGCCCGACATAATCGACACCTTTATGCCAGACAATATACACTTTAACCTACCTGAACCTACTGCCTTTGACGCATGGGCTCAATTTTTCAAAAACATGACACAAATGGGATTAATTATTCTTGTGATTATGTTCAGTGGTATAATGACAAAAGAATATCATCAAGGTACACTCATTCATGTGCTGACCAAAGGCCTGCCAAGGCATGTTGTCATTCTATCAAAATTCACCATGACTGTTGTTTTGTGGACAGTAAGTTATCTGCTTTGTTTTTTAGTCACCTATGCCTATACCCTTTATTTTTGGTCAAATGATACAGTCTCAAACCTTATCTTCTCTGTCATGTGCTTATGGGTTTTTGGTATTTTATTATTGGCACTTTTATTACTTGGTGGTGTTTTATTTAACAATACTTATGGAAGTCTTTTATTTACAGGTGGATTGGTTGTGTTTTTTATGATGCTAAACTTAATTCAAGGATTTCAAAAATACAATCCCATTAACCTGTCTACACACAATATGTCGTTATTGAAAGCTGTGAAAACGGCCTCAGATTTTATGCCAGCAATTATTGTAAGCAGTACCATGATAATCGTTACCATCATAGCTGCCATCATGATCTTTAATAAAAAACAATTGTGACATGTCGTATAACTGGACATTTGTTATTATATCCTCATCTATTAATGCATCAATTATTAGGGGAAAACTGAGGGATATCTCTAAAACCCCTCTTTTTTTGCTTTTTTATCACCTTTTATATAATAATAAAGCCCTATCATAATGATAATCCCTCCTACCACTTTTCCTTGAGACCATAAGCCAAATTTTACATAGTCAATGGTCATACCTGCTATTATCTGACCAATAAAGACTAACATGGTGACATAAACGGCTGGCAAGTGATGGATGATAATGCTGTTTAAAATCATGATCAATGAACCTGCTGCTCCCCCTAAAAAATAATAAAAAGGGATAGAATGAGGTGCCATGAATAAAGTATGCCATGATAGACCACCCATGATTGTTGCATATAGGATTGAACTCATAAGACCCACAAAATAATTGGTCAT is drawn from Vallitalea pronyensis and contains these coding sequences:
- a CDS encoding PLDc N-terminal domain-containing protein, translating into MEQFIDYLPLFIPILIIQLTLAIIALVHVLKHPNYRFGNKYFWIIIVLLVQIIGPVFYFILGRGDA
- a CDS encoding ABC transporter ATP-binding protein — encoded protein: MAILRIEHLSKSFGSKKVIDDLSFSVSKHSIFGFIGQNGAGKTTTMKMILGLIKPSKGTISVCGEKVTYGQTKTNRHIGYLPDVPAFYGYMKPIEYLKLCGQITGLSRHQIKRKSEELLTLVGLGHEEKKISTFSRGIKQRLGIAQALLNEPKLLICDEPTSALDPIGRKEILDILYKVKGKTTVVFSTHILSDVERICDHIALLDNGKLAMSGTLSKIKSEHQQNSLLIEFHTHTDKDLFLSTPLLMPYTMHIEQKDTRIILHVTDLTTAQTTVLRVLYENNILPVKYQVLEPTLESLFVEVVK
- a CDS encoding ABC transporter permease subunit; protein product: MKAYMAFTKKEFCGCLRTYKLLIILIVFTFIGMISPITAKIMPDIIDTFMPDNIHFNLPEPTAFDAWAQFFKNMTQMGLIILVIMFSGIMTKEYHQGTLIHVLTKGLPRHVVILSKFTMTVVLWTVSYLLCFLVTYAYTLYFWSNDTVSNLIFSVMCLWVFGILLLALLLLGGVLFNNTYGSLLFTGGLVVFFMMLNLIQGFQKYNPINLSTHNMSLLKAVKTASDFMPAIIVSSTMIIVTIIAAIMIFNKKQL
- a CDS encoding DMT family transporter, whose amino-acid sequence is MFILLALLAGALVIICISINGNLAKQVGVIQAGMTNYFVGLMSSILYATIMGGLSWHTLFMAPHSIPFYYFLGGAAGSLIMILNSIIIHHLPAVYVTMLVFIGQIIAGMTIDYVKFGLWSQGKVVGGIIIMIGLYYYIKGDKKAKKEGF